A stretch of the Longimicrobium sp. genome encodes the following:
- a CDS encoding TPM domain-containing protein, whose protein sequence is MRRPRPLPGTATLVAAALLFAVPSRAQAPGPLDLGGLRIPAPTGYVNDFANVLDPQSEAAIQGIVDDVRAKSGGAEIVVVTLPSLEGRPIFEVATEIARGWRIGSRGEIGDSLRNVGALVLLSLGDRRVRIHVSEGANNFITAAESGRIQDQYMLPAFRRGDYAAGLRLGVQALAGDFARHFGFQLDPSAAPVPPPVSERQPRPTTRSRGFPPGLLFILFMVLYFLINRRGGGGRGGRRRRRGWGGPIIIPFPMGGGWGGGGFGGGGGGGGFGGFGGGGGWSGGGSERGW, encoded by the coding sequence GTGCGACGGCCGCGCCCGCTCCCTGGCACCGCGACGCTCGTGGCCGCGGCGCTCCTCTTTGCCGTCCCGTCGCGCGCGCAGGCGCCCGGCCCGCTCGACCTCGGCGGGCTGCGCATCCCCGCGCCCACGGGGTACGTCAACGACTTCGCCAACGTCCTGGACCCGCAGTCGGAAGCGGCGATCCAGGGGATCGTGGACGACGTGCGCGCGAAGAGCGGGGGCGCCGAGATCGTGGTGGTCACGCTGCCTTCGCTGGAGGGGCGGCCGATCTTCGAGGTCGCCACCGAGATCGCGCGCGGGTGGAGGATCGGCAGCCGCGGCGAGATCGGCGACTCGCTGCGCAACGTGGGCGCGCTGGTGCTGCTGTCGCTGGGCGACCGCCGGGTGCGCATCCACGTGTCGGAGGGGGCCAACAACTTCATCACGGCGGCCGAGTCGGGGCGCATCCAGGACCAGTACATGCTCCCCGCCTTCCGCCGGGGCGACTACGCCGCGGGGCTCCGGCTGGGGGTGCAGGCGCTGGCGGGCGACTTCGCGCGGCACTTCGGCTTCCAGCTGGACCCGAGCGCGGCCCCCGTGCCGCCCCCCGTTTCCGAGCGGCAGCCGCGGCCGACGACCCGGAGCAGGGGCTTCCCGCCCGGCCTGCTCTTCATCCTCTTCATGGTCCTCTACTTCCTCATCAACCGCAGGGGAGGCGGGGGGCGCGGCGGGCGGCGGCGCCGGCGCGGGTGGGGCGGGCCGATCATCATTCCCTTCCCCATGGGAGGCGGCTGGGGCGGCGGCGGGTTCGGGGGAGGTGGCGGCGGAGGGGGGTTCGGCGGCTTCGGCGGCGGGGGCGGCTGGAGCGGCGGCGGCTCCGAACGGGGCTGGTGA